From Kiritimatiellales bacterium, one genomic window encodes:
- a CDS encoding sulfatase-like hydrolase/transferase: MRFRNWMMAGAGALAIGRTAAQQPNVLLILADDMGWGDVGFNGCKDIPTPHIDSIAQNGVIFDAGYVTAPQCGPSRTGLLSGRYQNRCGIEENHTIDEHGVPPGVRMFGEYMRDAGYRTGMVGKWHQGIGPGLHPLERGFDWFYGFLGGSSHYLPQGRAQSIPRIERNRNPQVVTDYLTFVFGERAIEFMRAESDKPFFLYLSFNAPHGPLQAPKQYLSRFEHLAGAVPPITRRGQTWENPRQIYAAMVSALDDTIGRVLQALREDGKEENTIIYFLSDNGGPTKVTSANNGPLRGVKGDVLEGGVRVPFAVQWKGTIAAGRRLDVPVSSLDLLPTSLAASGAAVPALLDGLNLLPVLQEGVALPKRTLLWRFPYPAEHHVWGIRQGEWKLVDEAVRASQGFTGKGITGLYRIHDDAGECNDLAAQFPEIRQRLLQTYQEGVSEWEQK; this comes from the coding sequence TGCTGCTGATTTTGGCAGATGATATGGGCTGGGGGGATGTCGGCTTTAACGGGTGTAAAGACATCCCGACTCCGCATATTGATTCGATTGCGCAAAACGGAGTGATATTTGATGCCGGGTATGTGACCGCGCCGCAGTGCGGTCCGTCGCGTACCGGATTGCTGTCCGGCCGGTATCAGAACCGTTGCGGCATAGAAGAAAATCATACAATTGATGAACACGGGGTGCCGCCCGGTGTACGGATGTTCGGGGAATACATGCGGGATGCCGGGTACCGTACCGGAATGGTCGGGAAGTGGCATCAGGGAATCGGGCCGGGGCTGCATCCGCTGGAACGGGGATTTGACTGGTTTTACGGATTTCTGGGCGGCAGCAGCCACTACCTGCCGCAAGGACGGGCTCAGAGTATTCCGAGGATTGAACGTAACCGGAATCCTCAGGTGGTTACGGACTATCTGACATTTGTGTTTGGCGAGCGGGCTATAGAATTTATGCGGGCTGAATCGGACAAACCGTTCTTTTTATATCTGTCATTCAACGCACCGCACGGGCCGTTGCAGGCCCCGAAGCAGTATTTAAGCCGGTTTGAGCATCTGGCGGGAGCGGTACCGCCGATTACGCGCCGGGGGCAGACGTGGGAAAATCCCCGGCAGATCTATGCGGCCATGGTTTCAGCTCTTGACGATACGATTGGAAGAGTTTTACAGGCGTTGCGGGAAGACGGGAAGGAAGAGAACACGATCATTTATTTTCTAAGTGACAACGGCGGGCCCACAAAGGTGACTTCTGCAAACAACGGTCCGCTGCGCGGAGTAAAGGGCGATGTGCTGGAGGGCGGGGTCCGCGTTCCTTTCGCAGTTCAATGGAAAGGCACGATTGCCGCCGGCCGCCGGTTGGATGTTCCGGTGAGTTCTTTGGATCTCCTGCCGACTTCGCTGGCTGCTTCCGGTGCGGCTGTCCCGGCGTTGCTGGACGGACTGAACCTGCTGCCGGTGCTGCAGGAAGGGGTTGCGCTGCCAAAGCGTACACTGTTATGGCGTTTCCCGTATCCGGCCGAGCATCATGTGTGGGGAATCCGGCAGGGCGAATGGAAGCTGGTGGATGAAGCGGTACGGGCATCTCAAGGGTTTACAGGAAAAGGCATAACGGGTCTTTATCGTATTCATGATGATGCAGGTGAATGTAACGACCTTGCTGCGCAGTTCCCCGAAATTCGACAGCGGTTACTGCAGACATATCAGGAGGGAGTTTCTGAATGGGAGCAGAAATAG